The Phycisphaerae bacterium RAS1 genome includes a region encoding these proteins:
- a CDS encoding Flagellin N-methylase, which produces MASEPLPILDALPSEPPRALLDDPTYQQTVAAIRAHLETVQNLPGVDQFMQTKSLAQAFFDELNAALALYDKLIDHALAFDGSDKTIQCRKGCSNCCIDLVRGITTPEIINIYHHVRPWPDARKLFEYHRDSAEMFMEIMQAKLHENEFSFGGRDPRVVESHVEYNRRNRPCGFLDRAAGCCRIYPVRPIACRYFFSFDPPELCSPRSESYLSRKTRTVHLPEEIHKLLLEIGHKLGFRPLNYLSGAFCGFAAEVMKTKPITVV; this is translated from the coding sequence ATGGCATCCGAGCCTCTCCCCATCCTCGACGCCCTCCCCTCCGAGCCGCCGCGGGCGCTGCTCGACGACCCGACCTATCAGCAAACCGTCGCCGCGATTCGCGCGCATCTGGAAACCGTCCAAAACCTTCCCGGCGTCGACCAGTTCATGCAGACCAAGTCCCTCGCGCAGGCGTTTTTTGACGAGCTCAACGCCGCCCTCGCCCTCTATGACAAGCTGATCGACCACGCTCTGGCCTTCGACGGAAGCGACAAGACCATCCAGTGCCGCAAAGGCTGCTCCAACTGCTGCATCGACCTCGTCCGCGGAATTACGACGCCTGAGATCATCAACATCTACCATCACGTCCGCCCCTGGCCCGACGCCCGCAAGCTGTTCGAGTATCACCGCGACTCGGCCGAGATGTTCATGGAGATCATGCAGGCCAAGCTGCACGAAAACGAATTCTCCTTCGGTGGGCGCGACCCGCGCGTGGTCGAGTCGCACGTCGAATACAATCGCCGCAACCGCCCCTGCGGCTTCCTCGACCGGGCCGCCGGCTGCTGCCGCATCTACCCCGTCCGACCCATCGCCTGCCGCTATTTCTTCAGCTTTGACCCGCCGGAACTATGCAGCCCGCGCAGCGAGAGCTACCTGAGCCGCAAGACGCGCACCGTTCACCTGCCGGAGGAGATTCACAAATTGCTGCTGGAGATCGGCCACAAGCTCGGTTTCCGCCCGTTGAATTACCTGTCCGGCGCGTTCTGCGGATTTGCGGCGGAAGTGATGAAAACGAAGCCAATCACCGTGGTATGA
- the fadB_2 gene encoding putative enoyl-CoA hydratase, producing MTRVECSREGDVATVRLVTDGGVNVLSSRVLGELGTAVEKIAADAKARFCVFRGEGRTFVAGADIAEMSSFDEPRGQALSKHGHHVLDAVEAMPQITIAAINGHALGGGCELALAASFRVMVSAAKIGQPESRLGLIPGWGGITRLPRLIGVARAKRLLFSGEAIPADEAYRIGLVDEVVAADALDATLGRWIEAMRPGSPEAVKRIKRVLGGKKETEEFATCFKCSDAREGMTAFLEKRPPSWMSPEKL from the coding sequence ATGACCCGCGTCGAATGCAGCCGCGAGGGCGATGTCGCCACCGTCCGTCTCGTCACCGACGGGGGCGTGAACGTGCTCAGCTCGCGCGTGCTGGGCGAGCTGGGGACGGCGGTGGAGAAGATCGCCGCCGACGCGAAGGCTCGTTTCTGCGTGTTCCGCGGCGAAGGGCGCACGTTCGTCGCCGGGGCCGACATCGCCGAGATGTCGAGCTTCGACGAGCCGCGCGGACAGGCGCTCTCGAAGCACGGGCATCATGTGCTGGACGCGGTCGAGGCCATGCCGCAGATCACCATCGCCGCCATCAACGGCCACGCGCTGGGCGGAGGGTGCGAGCTGGCTCTGGCGGCAAGTTTCCGGGTCATGGTCAGCGCGGCGAAAATCGGGCAGCCCGAGTCGCGCCTGGGGCTGATCCCCGGCTGGGGCGGGATCACGCGGCTGCCGCGGCTGATCGGCGTGGCGCGGGCAAAGCGCCTGCTCTTCTCCGGCGAGGCCATCCCGGCGGACGAGGCCTATCGCATCGGCCTGGTGGACGAGGTGGTGGCTGCCGATGCGCTGGATGCGACCCTGGGGCGCTGGATTGAGGCGATGCGTCCCGGCTCGCCCGAGGCGGTCAAGCGCATCAAGCGCGTGCTGGGCGGGAAGAAGGAGACGGAGGAATTCGCGACCTGCTTCAAGTGCTCTGACGCGCGCGAGGGCATGACTGCGTTTCTCGAAAAGCGTCCGCCGTCGTGGATGTCGCCGGAAAAGTTGTAG